taaaggaatgagttgcaccaaaatcaaacaaaactttACAAGTGGTGCTGGCCATAGGAATCTGACCTGATAAAACCGAAGGACTGGCCTCAGCTTCTGCTTGAGTGATGGCAAAAACTCTGGCTAGAACATACTTGTCATCTATCTTGGGTTATGTTTTGTTCCCAGTCTGTCCACACAGTAGACAATTGCGTTTGATGTGTCCTTCTTTTCCACATTTGTAGCATGCTTTTGCGCGACACTCGTCGAGATGACGTTTGGTACATTTAGTGCATTCTGGAATGTTTCGCCCACTGCTGCCATTAAATCGTTGGTCGTTATCAGTTTTGTACCTCTTGTCTTGACTTGGCTGCCCGGACTGGTCCTGTCCCCGTTTCTTGTGGTCATTAGAATTGGCTTCACCTTTCTTAGATTCTCTCCTGGcagcattttccttccaaattttgttttcaCTCCGCTCAGCTGTAAGAGCCATTTCGACAACTTGAGCATAACTGAATTGACCCCTTGACACAATTTTCACATCTCGAGCAACCATTGGTTTCAGGCCTTCCACAAATCGATGCGCTCGCACTCTATTAGTAGGTACCAGATCTAGAGCGAATTTCACCAATCTAtcaaatttttgtgcatactcagtCACAGTAAGACTCCCTTGGACTAATCCAGTAAATTCATCGACCTTTGCTGCTAGAACTGCTgagttataatacttctcattaaAGACCCTTTTCAAATCATCCCAGTTCATGGTATCTACATCCTTtgtttgttccaccacctcccacCAGATACGAGCATCTTTCCTCAACATGTAAGATGCACATTTCACTCGGTCATTCCCATCGACCCTTAGCATCTGCAAAATGCTTTCTATGCGACTTATCCACTCCTCAGCCCCTACCGGGTCTATGCCTCCCTCAAACTCAGGTCGGTGTtgatttcgaaatctctctgcTAACAACTCATGTCTAGCCTCTGTAGCAGGATATACCACTGCAGCTGGCGGGTCTCTATTTTCTGCATCCTGCCTTATTTGGACTGGCGGCTCTGGTTGACGTCTCAGCTGACGAAGTTCTTCATCCTGCCTATGAATGATTCCTTCCAGTGTGGCAATGCGCTCTTCCCATCCCTGTGGTGCTTGAGGTGGTTCATTGATCCCTCCATCATCTTGGCCTCTATCTCGGCCTTGGCCTTAGCCACGgcctcgacctcgacctcgacccaATCTAACTGACCTTCTAGGAGGCATTTCTAAACTCCTGAACCACACAAAACAAAACACATCAAGATCATTTTGATTATCAATTTTACATGAAAAGAATTTTACACTCCCGCATGCAGAAATTAAAGGCACcttaattataagtaataacCAATTACAGTATagtgagtcgagctcgtctcatggcggtgaactttacatgttagggctaaccacattctttaggaccgtattgctctgataccgtattgtaacaccccgatttctgagatgtcacataggatagtctgtataaaacaatttaatacgataaagacaatcaaatacttctttattgaaaaatatccaagcatcagatctcattgtttaaaacaaaatacttttagtactgtaaacttaaataagaactagttaagtcgaaataatagttccaaaatgtttagcaattaaaaacattaaaagcaaaatactgtgccagccccctaacatgcagtccacgcctcgagctcttcaatctcactgcttagccttacccttacctgcacatagagtacccgtgagctaacgcccagtaagaagagctatgtaggacataaccctcgtAACTAGTTATTTGACATAAGTTActctttaatattaatcaacagtaattcacattccataaatatatccacaacgcatgttgttctcacatggACAAATCAAGTCTCATatcgcacattatactcacatacgataatcaactatacactcatgttgatcagacatgaggtaacctgccctgccttgcgttattctcacacttggcatccaacagggcaattaattaccataagttgtatTCACCCATGATAAAGTTATAACCTGTaggtgttatgctcacacaagcagcaagaccctaatattattctcatgctaacgatgctcacaaaatataaggaaatcacaacacaatcga
This region of Cannabis sativa cultivar Pink pepper isolate KNU-18-1 chromosome 7, ASM2916894v1, whole genome shotgun sequence genomic DNA includes:
- the LOC133039733 gene encoding uncharacterized protein LOC133039733, with the translated sequence MPPRRQDEELRQLRRQPEPPVQIRQDAENRDPPAAVVYPATEARHELLAERFRNQHRPEFEGGIDPVGAEEWISRIESILQMLRVDGNDRVKCASYMLRKDARIWWEVVEQTKDVDTMNWDDLKRVFNEKYYNSAVLAAKVDEFTGLVQGSLTVTEYAQKFDRLVKFALDLVPTNRVRAHRFVEGLKPMVARDVKIVSRGQFSYAQVVEMALTAERSENKIWKENAARRESKKGEANSNDHKKRGQDQSGQPSQDKRYKTDNDQRFNGSSGRNIPECTKCTKRHLDECRAKACYKCGKEGHIKRNCLLCGQTGNKT